From the Erythrolamprus reginae isolate rEryReg1 chromosome Z, rEryReg1.hap1, whole genome shotgun sequence genome, one window contains:
- the LOC139154540 gene encoding GTPase KRas-like translates to MTEYKLVVVGAGGVGKSALTIQLIQNHFVDEYDPTIEDSYRKQVVIDGETCLLDILDTAGQEEYSAMRDQYMRTGEGFLCVFAINNTKSFEDVHHYREQINRVKDSDDVPMVLVGNKCDLPSRTVDTKQAQELARSYGIPFVETSAKTRQGVEDAFYTLVREIRKHKEKISNGRKKKSSKRKCIIL, encoded by the exons ATGACGGAATACAAGCTGGTAGTGGTGGGTGCTGGTGGCGTTGGAAAGAGTGCATTAACCATACAGTTAATCCAGAATCATTTTGTGGATGAATATGATCCCACTATAGAG GATTCTTACCGGAAGCAGGTGGTTATTGATGGAGAGACATGCCTTTTAGATATCCTGGACACAGCTGGCCAAGAGGAGTATAGTGCAATGCGTGATCAATATATGAGGACAGGAGAAGGCTTCCTGTGTGTCTTTGCTATCAACAATACAAAGTCTTTTGAAGATGTTCACCATTATAG GGAACAGATCAATCGTGTAAAGGACTCGGATGATGTTCCCATGGTCCTCGTGGGCAATAAGTGTGATCTGCCTTCTCGGACAGTGGATACTAAACAAGCTCAGGAGCTTGCAAGAAGCTATGGAATCCCCTTTGTAGAGACTTCAGCCAAAACCAGACAG GGAGTGGAAGATGCCTTCTATACCCTGGTGCGGGAAATTCGAAAGCACAAAGAGAAGATCAGCAATGGACGCAAGAAGAAATCTTCGAAAAGAAAGTGTATTATCCTATAA
- the LOC139153312 gene encoding galanin peptides-like: MYFQMKTSLYIFCFSLLFCVLLGDCFGAAFVPKDKRGWTLNSAGYLLGPPLLPSPHSPFPKADAHQTLPDKGAVAGKRDATEDLHSLGQDSVAPVLQSSGYGSLQTLMDFLSYLTVRDERVIGRLPLPVSEESVQQ; the protein is encoded by the exons ATGTACTTTCAG ATGAAGACTTCTTTGTacatattttgcttttctttgctCTTCTGTGTGCTGCTTGGGGACTGTTTTGGAGCTGCCTTTGTG CCCAAGGACAAACGTGGGTGGACCCTGAACAGTGCTGGATACCTGCTGGGACCCC cacttcttccctccccccactctcctTTCCCCAAAGCAGATGCCCACCAGACATTGCCTGATAAGGGAGCTGTGGCTGGGAAAAGAGATGCTACGGAGGATCtccattctttggggcaggattCTGTTG CACCTGTTCTGCAATCTTCTGGTTACGGCAGTCTCCAAACGCTGATGGATTTTCTCTCCTATTTGACTGTCCGAG aTGAAAGAGTGATTGGACGCCTGCCTCTCCCAGTGTCAGAAGAATCAGTGCAACAGTAG